From the genome of Planococcus sp. MSAK28401:
CTTCCGGAATTAGTGCATAAACATAAGTAACAACCTGTGTTCCTTCTGTAAATACCCCTGTTGCATTTTCTGGTGTTGCAATTAATTCGTATCCTTCAATTTGAACTGGTTGAGTTGAATATGGCGAATTGACTTCACCTGTTAACGAATCGCGTGTTACCAGCGACTCTCCCTGTTCATTAACATATTCAACAAGTACGGTTCCAGTAGGTACTTCTGTTTCAACAGGTGCATAGACATACGTAACAATCTGTTGTTCACCTGTAAACGAACCAGCTGCATTTCCTGGTGTTTGAACTAATTCGTAACCAGCGATTGTTGCTGCCTCCGTAGTGTACGGTGAACCAATTGCTCCTGTCACAGTCTCAGCTGCTAACAACTCATTGCCTTCTTCATCTACATGTACGACAACAATTGTACCCATCGGGTCAGCTTTCTTGACGTATACATATGTTACGGTTTGAGGCTCATCCCCAAACACGCCCTCTGCATTGGAAGGTACTTCAACTAAATCATATCCTTCAATTTCTAGTGGTGCTGTTGTATAACCGGAACCAATTAGACCTGAATCCGTCATCGGATCTGCAAGCGGAGTTCCCTCTGTATCCACATATTCAACGACAATAACGCCTTCTACTTCTGGAACTTCTGCAGGACCATAAACGTATGTTACTGTCTGGGTCTCATTTGTAAATTGACCAGATGCATTATCCGGGGTAGTTATTAACACATACCCCTCGAATTCTTTCATCTCTGTAGTGTAGTCTATCCCAACCTCTCCGGATAGTAGCTCCGGTTCAGTTAAGGCATTTCCTTTTTCATCTACATGATTGACCACTACTGTCCCAGTTTCGATAGGTGTCTGCACCGGCTGATAGACGTAAGTTACGGTTTGAGGGGCCTCTGTGAATTCGCCTGTTGCGTTGGATGGCACTTCGACCAGTTCGAATCCATCGACTTCTATCGGCTCGGTGCTGTAAGCTTCGCCTACTGCACCGACTTGCGTTGTTGGCGCTGCTAATTCATTGCCCTCTTGGTCTACATATTTCACTGTGATACTTGAGTTACTACTAGCAATTTTTGCATACACATACGTGACCGTCTGGTCTTCATCTGTAAATTGACCAGATGCATTGTCCGGGGTAGTTGTTAGCACATATCCTTCGAATTCTTTCGCTTCTGTAGTGTAATCTGTCCCGATCTCTCCGGATAGCAACTCGGGTTCAGTCAAGGCATTTCCTTCTTCATCTACATGATTGACCGTTACTGTACCGGGTTCAACAGGTGTCTGCACCGGTTGATAAACGTAAGTTACGGTTTGAGGATCCTCTGTAAATTCGCCTGTTGCGTTGGATGGAACTTCAACCAGTTCGAATCCATCAATTTCTACCGGTTCAGTGGCATACTCTGCGCCTACTGTCCCGGTTTGCGTCGTTGACTCGGCTAACTCATTGCCTTCTTGGTCTACGTACTCGACCGTGATATCGCCAGCAATTTTTGCATACACATACGTGACCGTCTGAGCTTCTTCTCCGAATTCGCCTGTTGCGTTCTCTGGCGTTTCGATAACGACATACCCTTCAATTTCGACTGGTTCAGTGGCATACTCTTCGCCCACTGTTCCGGTTTGCGTCGTTGACTCGGCTAGCTCATTGCCATCCTCGTCCACGTACTCGACCGTGAGGTCTTCTGCTACTTTGGCGTAGACATACGTGACCGTCTGAGCTTCTTCTCCGAATTCGCCTGTTGCGTTCTCTGGCGTTTCGATGACAACATAGCCTTCAATTTCGACTGGTTCAGTGGCATACTCTTCGCCCACCGTTCCGGTTTGCGTCGTTGACGCAGCTAGCTCATTGCCATCCTCATCCACGTACTCGACCGTGAGGTCTTCTGCTACTTTGGCGTAGACATACGTGACCGTCTGAGCTTCTTCTCCGAATTCGCCTGTTGCGTTCGCTGGTGTTTCGATGACGACATAGCCTTCAATTTCGACTGGTTCAGTGGCATACTCTTCGCCCACTGTCCCCGTTTGCGTCGTAGACGCAGCTAGCTCATTGCCATCCTCATCCACGTACTCGACCGTGAGGTCTTCTGCTACTTTCGCGTAGACATACGTGACCGTCTGAGCTTCTTCTCCGAATTCGCCTGTTGCGTTCGCTGGTGTTTCGATGACGACATAGCCTTCAATTTCGACTGGTTCAGTGGCATACTCTTCGCCCACTGTCCCGGTTTGCGTCGTTGACGCAGCTAGCTCATTGCCATCCTCGTCCACGTACTCGACCGTGAGATCTTCTGCTACTTTGGCGTAGACATACGTGACCGTCTGAGCTTCTTCTCCGAATTCGCCTGTTGCGTTCTCTGGCGTTTCGATGACGACATACCCTTCAATTTCGACTGGTTCAGTGGCATACTCTTCGCCCACTGTCCCGGTTTGCGTCGTTGACGCAGCTAGCTCATTGCCATCCTCGTCCACGTACTCGACCGTGAGATCTTCTGCTACTTTGGCGTAGACATACGTGACCGTCTGAGCTTCTTCTCCGAATTCGCCTGTTGCATTCTCTGGCGTTTCGATAACGACATACCCTTCAATTTCGACTGGTTCAGTGGCATACTCTTCGCCCACTGTTCCGGTTTGCGTCGTTGACTCGGCTAGCTCATTGCCATCCTCATCCACGTACTCGACCGTGAGGTCTTCTGCTACTTTGGCGTAGACATACGTGACCGTCTGAGCTTCTTCTCCGAATTCGCCTGTTGCGTTCTCTGGCGTTTCGATAACGACATACCCTTCAATTTCGACTGGTTCAGTGGCATACTCTTCGCCCACCGTTCCGGTTTGCGTCGTTGACGCAGCTAGCTCATTGCCATCCTCATCCACGTACTCGACCGTGAGGTCTTCTGCTACTTTCGCGTAGACATACGTGACCGTCTGAGCTTCTTCTCCGAATTCGCCTGTTGCGTTCGCTGGTGTTTCGATGACGACATAGCCTTCAATTTCGACTGGTTCAGTGGCATACTCTTCGCCCACTGTCCCCGTTTGCGTCGTAGACGCAGCTAGCTCATTGCCATCCTCGTCCACGTACTCGACCGTGAGGTCTTCTGCTACTTTGGCGTAGACATACGTGACCGTCTGAGCTTCTTCTCCGAATTCGCCTGTTGCGTTCTCTGGCGTTTCGATAACGACATACCCTTCAATTTCGACTGGTTCAGTGGCATACTCTTCGCCCACTGTTCCGGTTTGCGTCGTTGACTCGGCTAGCTCATTGCCATCCTCATCCACGTACTCGACCGTGAGGTCTTCTGCTACTTTGGCGTAGACATACGTGACCGTCTGAGCTTCTTCTCCGAATTCGCCTGTTGCGTTCTCTGGCGTTTCGATAACGACATACCCTTCAATTTCGACTGGTTCAGTGGCATACTCTTCGCCCACCGTTCCGGTTTGCGTCGTTGACGCAGCTAGCTCATTGCCATCCTCATCCACGTACTCGACCGTGAGGTCTTCTGCTACTTTCGCGTAGACATACGTGACCGTCTGAGCTTCTTCTCCGAATTCGCCTGTTGCGTTCGCTGGTGTTTCGATGACGACATAGCCTTCAATTTCGACTGGTTCAGTGGCATACTCTTCGCCCACTGTCCCCGTTTGCGTCGTAGACGCAGCTAGCTCATTGCCATCCTCGTCCACGTACTCGACCGTGAGGTCTTCTGCTACTTTCGCGTAGACATACGTGACCGTCTGAGCTTCTTCTCCGAATTCGCCTGTTGCGTTCGCTGGTGTTTCGATGACGACATAGCCTTCAATTTCGACTGGTTCAGTGGCATACTCTTCGCCCACTGTCCCCGTTTGCGTCGTAGACTCGGCTAGCTCATTGCCATCCTCGTCCACGTACTCGACCGTGAGGTCTTCTGCTACTTTCGCGTAGACATACGTGACCGTCTGAGCTTCTTCTCCGAATTCGCCTGTTGCGTTCGCTGGTGTTTCGATAACGACATAGCCTTCAATTTCGACTGGTTCAGTGGCATACTCTTCGCCCACTGTCCCGGTTTGCGTCGTTGACGCAGCTAGCTCATTGCCATCCTCGTCCACGTACTCGACCGTGAGGTCTTCTGCTACTTTCGCGTAGACATACGTGACCGTCTGAGCTTCTTCTCCGAATTCGCCTGTTGCGTTCTCTGGCGTTTCGATGACAACATAGCCTTCAATTTCGACTGGTTCAGTGGCATACTCTTCGCCCACTGTCCCGGTTTGCGTCGTTGACGCAGCTAGCTCATTGCCATCCTCGTCCACGTACTCGACCGTGAGATCTTCTGCTACTTTCGCGTAGACATACGTGACCGTCTGAGCTTCTTCTCCGAATTCGCCTGTTGC
Proteins encoded in this window:
- a CDS encoding MucBP domain-containing protein, with amino-acid sequence MEGYVVIETPENATGEFGEEAQTVTYVYAKVAEDLTVEYVDEDGNELAASTTQTGTVGEEYATEPVEIEGYVVIETPENATGEFGEEAQTVTYVYAKVAEDLTVEYVDEDGNELAASTTQTGTVGEEYATEPVEIEGYVVIETPENATGEFGEEAQTVTYVYAKVAEDLTVEYVDEDGNELAASTTQTGTVGEEYATEPVEIEGYVVIETPANATGEFGEEAQTVTYVYAKVAEDLTVEYVDEDGNELAESTTQTGTVGEEYATEPVEIEGYVVIETPANATGEFGEEAQTVTYVYAKVAEDLTVEYVDEDGNELAASTTQTGTVGEEYATEPVEIEGYVVIETPANATGEFGEEAQTVTYVYAKVAEDLTVEYVDEDGNELAASTTQTGTVGEEYATEPVEIEGYVVIETPENATGEFGEEAQTVTYVYAKVAEDLTVEYVDEDGNELAESTTQTGTVGEEYATEPVEIEGYVVIETPENATGEFGEEAQTVTYVYAKVAEDLTVEYVDEDGNELAASTTQTGTVGEEYATEPVEIEGYVVIETPANATGEFGEEAQTVTYVYAKVAEDLTVEYVDEDGNELAASTTQTGTVGEEYATEPVEIEGYVVIETPENATGEFGEEAQTVTYVYAKVAEDLTVEYVDEDGNELAESTTQTGTVGEEYATEPVEIEGYVVIETPENATGEFGEEAQTVTYVYAKVAEDLTVEYVDEDGNELAASTTQTGTVGEEYATEPVEIEGYVVIETPENATGEFGEEAQTVTYVYAKVAEDLTVEYVDEDGNELAASTTQTGTVGEEYATEPVEIEGYVVIETPANATGEFGEEAQTVTYVYAKVAEDLTVEYVDEDGNELAASTTQTGTVGEEYATEPVEIEGYVVIETPANATGEFGEEAQTVTYVYAKVAEDLTVEYVDEDGNELAASTTQTGTVGEEYATEPVEIEGYVVIETPENATGEFGEEAQTVTYVYAKVAEDLTVEYVDEDGNELAESTTQTGTVGEEYATEPVEIEGYVVIETPENATGEFGEEAQTVTYVYAKIAGDITVEYVDQEGNELAESTTQTGTVGAEYATEPVEIDGFELVEVPSNATGEFTEDPQTVTYVYQPVQTPVEPGTVTVNHVDEEGNALTEPELLSGEIGTDYTTEAKEFEGYVLTTTPDNASGQFTDEDQTVTYVYAKIASSNSSITVKYVDQEGNELAAPTTQVGAVGEAYSTEPIEVDGFELVEVPSNATGEFTEAPQTVTYVYQPVQTPIETGTVVVNHVDEKGNALTEPELLSGEVGIDYTTEMKEFEGYVLITTPDNASGQFTNETQTVTYVYGPAEVPEVEGVIVVEYVDTEGTPLADPMTDSGLIGSGYTTAPLEIEGYDLVEVPSNAEGVFGDEPQTVTYVYVKKADPMGTIVVVHVDEEGNELLAAETVTGAIGSPYTTEAATIAGYELVQTPGNAAGSFTGEQQIVTYVYAPVETEVPTGTVLVEYVNEQGESLVTRDSLTGEVNSPYSTQPVQIEGYELIATPENATGVFTEGTQVVTYVYALIPEEPVETQGAIVVQFVDEAGNALTDSQAYTGVVGAAYSTDPAAIEGYELIVTPENASGIYTTDTQTITYVYSKIAVEPQSGIVNVIFVDEDGNPLAGPQMMSGVIGEAYSTSPATIDGYELVITPDNANGTFKEAPQTVVYVYSSTEVPVEMGEVTIQHVDQDGNPIADSEKLTGEVGSDYTSNPKEIEGYKLVEQPENADGTFTEDSQTVTYVYEKIKDTPMSGEVKIIHVDQDGNPIADSEKLTGEVGSDYTSNPKEIEGYKLVEQPENADGTFTEDSQTVTYVYEKIKDTPMSGEVKIIHVDQDGNPIADSEKLTGEVGSDYTSNPKEIEGYKLVEQPENADGTFTEDSQTVTYVYEKIKDTPTSGEVKIIHVDQDGNPIADSEKLTGEVGSDYTSNPKEIEGYKLVEQPENADGTFTEDSQTVTYVYEKIMSNPVPTEPQPQPDHPEPDQPVQDKLPQTATNTFNIMIIGGLMMIIGVIMLLVWNKRRKTLEIM